The window CGGCAGGACGTCGAGCCGTTGCCGCAGATCCTCGGGGTCCACGACCTCGCCCGCTGCGCGCTGCCAACCCAGCTCTTCCAGGGTCGCGAGCGCGCGGGACCGCGACCATCGCTCCAGATCGGCGAGCAGGGCGTTCCGACCTTCGGGATCGACGCCGGCGTCCGTCAGATAGCCGGGAAAGACCTGTGAACCGGCCGCAACTTCAGCCGGGCTGGGGAAAAAGTCGGCGGCCTCGATGCCCGGCGGAAGGACGCGCTCCCGCCACGCGATCTCGTACAGCAGGTCGTCGACTCCTTCGACCGCCGCGAGCAGCGCCGCTCGTGTGGCTCGCTTGACGGTGTACCCGCTCAATTCGCCAATGAGAACGCCGCCGGGGTCGTAGAGACGCAGTTCGCCGCTCAGGACCTCCGGCGGCTCTTCCGCTTCCGCTTCCGTCTCCCGCGAGGTCTCGCTCATGCGGACGTGACAATGCACGCGATCCGGCAGCCGTCCTCTGAGCCAGAATCGCTCCCAGCCGAACGGCAGATAGGTTGCTTCGCCCGGCGCGCCGGTAACGTTGCGTGCGACGCCCACGACCTGGAAGCAGCCGTCCAGCACCAGCGGATGCACGTCTAGCTGGTTCCGGCCCACGGCTTCCGGCAACGCCACCTCGGCCAACGCCTCACCGGGTCCGGACCACGCCCTTCCCAGGGTGCGGAACAACGGGCCGAGATCGACGCCGGTCGCGCTCCTGGCGCTGTAATACGCCGGCACATCGGCCGGCGCCAGACGGGCCTTGAGCGCATCCAGATCGATCCGCTCACCAGATTCCGGCAGCGGAGCGTCCGGCGCCACGCGGCATTCCACGTGGGTTGTCCACTCCTGCTCGGAGCCCTTGCTGAAAATCTGCACCTGGCGCGGGGACGCCGGCTCGGCGGCGTCGAGCACGACCTGGACCCTTCGGCCCGCGGCATCCGCCCCCTCGGCGGACTCTTTCTCCGAGAAGACCAACGGGCTGTGCAGCTGCATGTCGTCCACGACGATCGACCCGCGTCCCTCGGCGAGGCACGCCGAGGCCGCCATGGCGCCGTAGAGCGCGCCCGGCGCAATCAGACGGTCGAAGACCTTGTGATCCTTCAGCCAGACCGGGTCGGACGGGAGAACCTCCGTCTCAAAGGTGATCTCGCCACGCGCGGATTCGTGGCGGATGCCGAGCAATGGGTGTCCGGCGCCGGTGCGTCGTTGTCGTGATGCCTCGAGCCAGTAGCGCTCGCGCTGGAATGGATAGCTCGGCAGCGCAACCCGGCGCCGGGACTCGCCCGCAAACAGCCCCTCGAAGGAGATATTCAATCCGGCCTCGTAGGCTGCCGCGACAGCGTCTACGAATCCGGTCTCGGGCTCCGAAGAGGCGCCATTCCTGGGTGGCCGCCTGAGGCTGGCAAGCGCGACCGGCGCGTCGGCGACGTCTTCCGGCCAGGCCAGCGTGGTCATGGGTCCCAGTACCGCGTGCGGGCCAATCTCAAGCACCAGATCAACCCCGAGATCCGCCATCGCCCGGACGCCGCTTGCAAACGCCACCGGCTGCCGGGCGTGACGCCGCCAGTAGGCCGCGTCAAGCGCCGTGCCTGACTCCACCGCCCGCCCGGTGAGGTTGCTGATGACCGCGAGCGTGGGAGACCCGACTGTCACGCCGTCCAGGGACGCTTCCAGGCCATCCAGGGCAGGCTCCACCAGGGCGCTGTGGAAGGCGCGGGTCGTGTTCAGCCGTCGTGCGCGGATGCCCTCCGACTCGGCGCGCTCCAGGACGGCGTCGATGCCCGCCGCCGGACCGCTGACCACCATGTGGGCGCCGTTGTCCGCCGCAATGCTCAACTCGACGCCGTTGGACGCCGCGTTCAGCGCCTCGACGTCCGCCGCCACCCGAGCCGCCGGCGCAAAGATGGCGGCCATGGCGCCCGGCTTGACGTCGGACAGGAGGGCGCCACGCGCCGCGGCAAAGCGCATGCCGTCTTCCAGGCTGAAGATTCCGGCGGCCTGCGCCGCCGCGATCTCCCCAACGCTGTGCCCCAGCACCACGCTGGGCCGCACGCCCACGCTCGACCACAGCGCCGTCAGGGCGCACTCCAGGGCGTAGAGGGCCGGCTGCTCCCATGCGGTGTCGCCCAAGTCACCCTTGGCTCCATCTTGACCGAACATCACGTCCAGCAGCGAGACGCCCCGCGCCTCGCGGAACACGGCCTCGCAGCGGTCGAGCACCGCGCGCGCCACCGGCTCGGTCTCGTAGAGCGCCCTTCCCATGCCGACCCACTGGCTGCCTTGGCCGGTGTAGACGAATGCGACTTTGGTCGGCGACCGGGGCTCCGACCTCGTGTCCGAGCCGGACAACGCCGCGAGCCGGTCTCGCAACGATTCGGCGTCGTCGAACACGGCGCTGGCCCGGTGGTCGAATTGACTCCGCCCGACGCCCGCCGTCCAGGCCGCATCCGACAAGGCCGCGCCGTCGGAGTCATGCCCGTCGACGCTCTCGTCAATCCACGACAGATACCGCGTCGCTAGGTCCTTGAGCGCGTCCTCCGACTTGCCCGAGAGCGGCAAGACTCGGGTTCGGCGCGGAGCCAGACCGTCATTCGGAAGCGGCAGAGTGGCCAGAGAAGCCGGCAATGACGCCCCGACATCCTGCGCGGCGCCCGTCGGCGAGTCTTCCTCGCTGATCTCGCCGTTCGAGCCGGGGTATTCGCCGACGACCAAGTGGGCGTTGGTGCCGGATATCCCGAAGGAGTTCACCCCGGCCAGCCGTGGCCGCCGGCGGTCGCGCGGCCACTCCATCATGGTCGACGTGATCTGTATCGGCTGACTGTCCCAGTCGAAACTCGGGTTCGGGTCCTGGAAGTGCAGGTGTTTCGGAATCACGCCTCGCTTCACCACCAGCGCCGCC is drawn from Chloroflexota bacterium and contains these coding sequences:
- a CDS encoding type I polyketide synthase, translated to MEPVAIVGMACRFPGAPDLDAFWQLLVDGGNAVTEGVPGSGVGRVGEIIRDPDVANPACRFGAFVDDIDQFDASFFRISPVEAELLDPQQRMMLETSWQALEDAGIDPARLSGSRSGVYTGISNDEYRMLVVDSSGLTEAAESLYALSGTNLNGTSGRVSFFLGLMGPAKAVDAACASAMVAVHDAVQDLQFGKADVAIAGGVQAILNGRIYELRADAMMLSPDGQCKTFDASANGYVRGEGCGVVVLKRLSDAEADGDRIWAVIRGSAVNHGGASVGLTVPHTPALEQVMETALAEAGVLPSEVDYLEAHGTGTTVGDPIELDAVAAVYGREREANRPLLTGSVKTNLGHLESAAGIAGLIKAALVVKRGVIPKHLHFQDPNPSFDWDSQPIQITSTMMEWPRDRRRPRLAGVNSFGISGTNAHLVVGEYPGSNGEISEEDSPTGAAQDVGASLPASLATLPLPNDGLAPRRTRVLPLSGKSEDALKDLATRYLSWIDESVDGHDSDGAALSDAAWTAGVGRSQFDHRASAVFDDAESLRDRLAALSGSDTRSEPRSPTKVAFVYTGQGSQWVGMGRALYETEPVARAVLDRCEAVFREARGVSLLDVMFGQDGAKGDLGDTAWEQPALYALECALTALWSSVGVRPSVVLGHSVGEIAAAQAAGIFSLEDGMRFAAARGALLSDVKPGAMAAIFAPAARVAADVEALNAASNGVELSIAADNGAHMVVSGPAAGIDAVLERAESEGIRARRLNTTRAFHSALVEPALDGLEASLDGVTVGSPTLAVISNLTGRAVESGTALDAAYWRRHARQPVAFASGVRAMADLGVDLVLEIGPHAVLGPMTTLAWPEDVADAPVALASLRRPPRNGASSEPETGFVDAVAAAYEAGLNISFEGLFAGESRRRVALPSYPFQRERYWLEASRQRRTGAGHPLLGIRHESARGEITFETEVLPSDPVWLKDHKVFDRLIAPGALYGAMAASACLAEGRGSIVVDDMQLHSPLVFSEKESAEGADAAGRRVQVVLDAAEPASPRQVQIFSKGSEQEWTTHVECRVAPDAPLPESGERIDLDALKARLAPADVPAYYSARSATGVDLGPLFRTLGRAWSGPGEALAEVALPEAVGRNQLDVHPLVLDGCFQVVGVARNVTGAPGEATYLPFGWERFWLRGRLPDRVHCHVRMSETSRETEAEAEEPPEVLSGELRLYDPGGVLIGELSGYTVKRATRAALLAAVEGVDDLLYEIAWRERVLPPGIEAADFFPSPAEVAAGSQVFPGYLTDAGVDPEGRNALLADLERWSRSRALATLEELGWQRAAGEVVDPEDLRQRLDVLP